A window of the Gossypium arboreum isolate Shixiya-1 chromosome 2, ASM2569848v2, whole genome shotgun sequence genome harbors these coding sequences:
- the LOC128285394 gene encoding uncharacterized protein LOC128285394: MSYRFSCCKTFSLLFFTLITNLNNDHSPFLIIFVRRSPPLLLISVCWPHLFIFVSSSMSIDLCPFQVFISCLHFEETLKNKNKNNLSSPIKKRRGLGSSTKKRKVKQLVPELKVQIFIIRKSKIGNCADWLINYLWPSNGNFGGLIIIWDSFVFCKDWVQLRKCLIKCFIDENK; this comes from the exons ATGTCTTATCGATTTTCATGCTGTAAGACATTTTCCCTTCTCTTCTTCACTCTCATCACTAACTTGAATAACGATCATTCTCCCTTCCTTATTATCTTTGTCCGTCGGTCTCCGCCTCTCCTCCTTATCTCTGTTTGTTGGCCTCACCTTTTCATCTTTGTCTCATCATCTATGTCGATCGACCTTTGTCCTTTTCAAGTCTTCATTTCTTGTCTACATTTCGAAGAAACcctcaaaaacaaaaacaaaaacaatctTTCCAGTCCTATCAAG AAACGAAGGGGCTTAGGATCGAGTACAAAGAAAAGAAAGGTTAAGCAACTGGTTCCTGAGTTGAAAGTACAAATTTTCATTATTCGGAAGTCCAAGATTGGAAACTGTGCTGattggttaataaattatttgtgGCCCTCTAATGGCAATTTTGGAGGTCTTATTATTATTTGGGATTCTTTTGTATTCTGTAAGGATTGGGTTCAACTTAGAAAGTGTTTGATAAAATGCTTCATTGATGAAAATAAATAG